Proteins encoded within one genomic window of Eurosta solidaginis isolate ZX-2024a chromosome 1, ASM4086904v1, whole genome shotgun sequence:
- the LOC137239283 gene encoding uncharacterized protein isoform X1, protein MNLCRSRNIFFHTDAAHAVGKIPINTINIDLMSIFGHKLYGPKGIWALYIQSGSGQERGIRSGKRDLLAELYSDLSPKYIGFTTPPTGTGAAYNGSESDGGLQKRSTRRRELLIYTTSPDIGGSDSELLTDATTTRRTRNQAVSPSPTTLAVASKKFISPIEKLLVRNCETQK, encoded by the exons ATGAATCTTTGCCGCTCACGAAATATATTCTTTCACACCGACGCAGCACACGCAGTTGGCAAAATTCCAATTAATACAATTAACATtgatttaatgtcaatatttggCCATAAATTATATGGTCCAAAGGGTATTTGGGCACTTTATATACAGAGTGGATCTGGACAAGAGCGTGGTATACGTAGTG gAAAACGTGACCTACTGGCCGAATTGTATTCGGATTTAAGCCCAAAATATATTGGATTTACAACACCGCCAACAGgaactggtgctgcatataacgGTAGCGAAAGTGATGGGGGACTTCAAAAAAGAAGTACACGGCGACGCGAATTGCTTATATATACTACAAGTCCAGATATAGGTGGTAGCGATAGTGAGCTTTTGACTGATGCAACGACTACGAGACGTACACGTAACCAGGCAGTATCGCCTTCACCGACTACATTAGCTGTAGCAAGTAAAAAGTTTATAAGTCCTATTGAGAAATTACTTGTGCGAAATTGTGAGACACAAAAGTAG
- the LOC137239283 gene encoding uncharacterized protein isoform X2: MSIFGHKLYGPKGIWALYIQSGSGQERGIRSGKRDLLAELYSDLSPKYIGFTTPPTGTGAAYNGSESDGGLQKRSTRRRELLIYTTSPDIGGSDSELLTDATTTRRTRNQAVSPSPTTLAVASKKFISPIEKLLVRNCETQK; the protein is encoded by the exons atgtcaatatttggCCATAAATTATATGGTCCAAAGGGTATTTGGGCACTTTATATACAGAGTGGATCTGGACAAGAGCGTGGTATACGTAGTG gAAAACGTGACCTACTGGCCGAATTGTATTCGGATTTAAGCCCAAAATATATTGGATTTACAACACCGCCAACAGgaactggtgctgcatataacgGTAGCGAAAGTGATGGGGGACTTCAAAAAAGAAGTACACGGCGACGCGAATTGCTTATATATACTACAAGTCCAGATATAGGTGGTAGCGATAGTGAGCTTTTGACTGATGCAACGACTACGAGACGTACACGTAACCAGGCAGTATCGCCTTCACCGACTACATTAGCTGTAGCAAGTAAAAAGTTTATAAGTCCTATTGAGAAATTACTTGTGCGAAATTGTGAGACACAAAAGTAG